A genomic window from Salvelinus namaycush isolate Seneca chromosome 5, SaNama_1.0, whole genome shotgun sequence includes:
- the LOC120047651 gene encoding synaptotagmin-11-like yields MAEITELRPAYDMSPVLAGFIGAAALVVAVVILVLLWSFCQRRHLRVTGRYKLHGDQYCDSAEDPPYKFIHMLKGISIYPESLSSSKRIVRVARRAGWQGERDRERGGGRGMVLVDAENNILDAPTHLQMSHLVPPAGQPRMERALPVRADYCCLDSSATSSENSSKTVSPFTPASSDPESEPETSLGSLSLALDYNFPKKALVVTIVGAHGLPAVDEQGNSSDPYVKMTILPEKKHRVKTRVLRKTLEPVFDETFTFYGVAYSSLPELTLHFLVLSFDRFARDDVIGEVVVPLTELEPSTGRVHITQQISKRNMQCESRGELLVSLSYQPVSHRLSVVVLKAKHLPKMDISGLSGNPYVKVNVFYGRKRIAKKKTHVKRCTLNPVFNESFIYDVPPELLPEISVEFVVVDFDRTTKNEVVGCLPLGLHSPCPSGATHWREVCENPRRQISKWHNLSEY; encoded by the exons ACATGTCACCGGTGCTGGCCGGTTTTATCGGTGCGGCGGCTCTGGTGGTTGCCGTGGTGATCCTGGTTCTCCTGTGGTCCTTCTGCCAGCGTCGACACCTCCGGGTGACGGGCCGATACAAGCTCCATGGCGATCAGTACTGTGACTCGGCTGAAGACCCACCCTACAAGTTCATCCACATGCTGAAGGGCATCAGTATCTATCCAGAGTCCCTCAGTAGCAGCAAGAGGATAGTACGGGTGGCCAGGCGTGCTGggtggcagggggagagagacagagagaggggtggcgGCCGCGGGATGGTCCTGGTGGATGCTGAGAACAACATCCTGGATGCGCCTACCCATCTCCAGATGAGCCACCTGGTTCCCCCTGCTGGCCAGCCCAGGATGGAGCGGGCACTGCCCGTCAGGGCCGACTACTGCTGCCTGGATAGCTCAGCTACCAGTAGCGAGAACAGCAGCAAGACCGTTTCACCTTTCACCCCCGCGTCCTCCGACCCAGAATCAGAGCCTGAAACCAGCCTGGGCTCCCTCAGCCTGGCTTTAGACTACAACTTCCCTAAGAAGGCCTTGGTGGTGACCATCGTTGGAGCCCATGGCCTGCCTGCAGTAGACGAACAAGGGAACAGCTCCGACCCTTACGTGAAGATGACCATACTCCCTGAGAAGAAGCACCGGGTGAAGACCAGGGTCCTAAGGAAGACGCTGGAGCCGGTGTTTGACGAGACGTTCACGTTCTACGGGGTGGCCTACAGCTCGCTGCCCGAGCTCACGCTGCACTTCCTGGTGCTCAGCTTCGACCGCTTTGCCCGCGATGATGTCATAGGGGAGGTGGTGGTCCCACTGACAGAGTTGGAACCCAGCACGGGGCGGGTGCACATCACCCAGCAAATCAGCAAGAGGAACATgcag TGCGAGAGCCGTGGGGAGCTGTTGGTGTCTTTGTCCTACCAGCCTGTCTCCCACCGCCTCAGTGTGGTGGTGCTGAAGGCCAAACACCTGCCCAAGATGGACATCTCTGGCCTGTCTGGAA ACCCATATGTGAAGGTCAATGTGTTCTACGGACGCAAGCGCATCGCCAAGAAAAAGACGCACGTGAAGAGATGCACGCTCAACCCCGTCTTCAACGAGTCCTTCATCTACGACGTGCCCCCTGAGCTGCTCCCTGAGATCTCTGTGGAGTTTGTGGTGGTCGACTTTGACCGTACCACTAAGAACGAGGTGGTGGGGTGTCTGCCCCTCGGCCTGCACAGCCCCTGTCCCTCTGGTGCCACTCACTGGCGAGAGGTTTGTGAAAACCCCCGTCGGCAGATCTCAAAGTGGCACAACCTCAGTGAATATTAG